In Asanoa sp. WMMD1127, one genomic interval encodes:
- the sthA gene encoding Si-specific NAD(P)(+) transhydrogenase, giving the protein MYDFDVLVLGSGPGGQKAAIAAAKLGRRVAVVERDNMIGGVCINTGTIPSKTLREAVLYLTGLNQREMYGSSYRVKDDITVADLAARTQHVIGREIDVIRNQLARNRVTLLSGTGRFADPHTVTVTDGRGRESRASAEKIVIASGTRPARPSSVDFDERTIIDSDGIVNLERVPRSMVVVGAGVIGIEYASMFAALGTKVTVVERRDRMLEFCDLEVIEALKYHLRDLAVTFRFGESVASVERYDQGAVAVLESGKKIAADTVMYSAGRQGTAPDLELDAAGLSADARGRLSVDEHFRTSVPHVYAVGDVIGFPALASTSMEQGRLAAHHACDEPARAMPALQPIGIYTIPEISFIGRTEDDLTEARIPFEVGISRYRELARGQIIGDSYGMLKLLVAPDDGRLLGVHIFGTGATELLHIGQAVMGCDGTVDYLVDAVFNYPTLAEAYKVAALDAMNKMRHLSRLR; this is encoded by the coding sequence ATGTACGACTTCGACGTGCTGGTGCTCGGGTCCGGACCAGGTGGGCAGAAGGCGGCGATCGCGGCGGCGAAGCTCGGCCGCCGCGTCGCCGTGGTCGAGCGCGACAACATGATCGGCGGGGTGTGCATCAACACGGGCACCATCCCGTCCAAGACGTTGCGCGAGGCGGTCCTCTACCTGACGGGCCTCAACCAACGGGAGATGTACGGGTCGAGCTACCGGGTCAAGGACGACATCACCGTCGCCGACCTCGCGGCCCGCACCCAGCACGTCATCGGGCGTGAGATCGACGTGATCCGCAACCAGCTCGCGCGCAACCGGGTCACGCTGCTCAGCGGCACCGGCCGGTTCGCCGACCCGCACACGGTGACCGTCACCGACGGCCGCGGGCGCGAGTCGCGGGCCAGCGCGGAGAAGATCGTCATCGCCTCCGGCACCCGGCCGGCCCGCCCGTCGTCGGTCGACTTCGACGAGCGCACCATCATCGACTCCGACGGCATCGTCAACCTCGAACGGGTGCCGCGGTCCATGGTGGTCGTCGGCGCCGGCGTGATCGGCATCGAGTACGCGTCGATGTTCGCCGCCCTCGGCACCAAGGTCACCGTGGTCGAGCGCCGCGACCGCATGCTCGAGTTCTGCGACCTCGAGGTGATCGAGGCGCTGAAATACCACCTGCGCGACCTCGCGGTGACGTTCCGGTTCGGCGAGTCGGTCGCCTCGGTCGAGCGCTACGACCAGGGCGCCGTCGCGGTCCTCGAGAGCGGCAAGAAGATCGCCGCCGACACCGTCATGTACTCCGCCGGCCGCCAGGGCACCGCCCCCGATCTGGAGCTCGACGCCGCCGGGCTCTCGGCCGACGCCCGCGGCCGGCTCAGCGTCGACGAGCACTTCCGCACCTCGGTGCCGCACGTCTACGCGGTCGGCGACGTGATCGGCTTCCCGGCGCTGGCCTCGACGTCGATGGAGCAGGGCCGCCTGGCCGCCCACCACGCCTGCGACGAGCCGGCCCGCGCGATGCCGGCGCTGCAGCCGATCGGCATCTACACGATCCCGGAGATCAGCTTCATCGGCCGCACCGAGGACGACCTCACCGAGGCCCGCATCCCGTTCGAGGTCGGCATCTCCCGCTACCGCGAGCTGGCCCGAGGCCAGATCATCGGCGACTCGTACGGCATGCTCAAGCTGCTCGTCGCCCCCGACGACGGCCGCCTGCTGGGCGTCCACATCTTCGGCACCGGCGCCACCGAGCTGCTCCACATCGGGCAGGCCGTGATGGGCTGCGACGGCACGGTCGACTACCTCGTCGACGCGGTGTTCAACTACCCGACCCTGGCCGAGGCCTACAAGGTCGCCGCCCTCGACGCGATGAACAAGATGCGCCACCTGTCCCGCCTGCGCTGA
- a CDS encoding STAS domain-containing protein: MDWDCMVERTPDGIVVKPVGPLDLDSAAALRGVLQAAVKTGAHRVEVDLENVDFVDSTAIGVFVATRRAADDRAATFGLRNAGPMVRMVLQIANLTTLLAPDERPAAAAGSGA, encoded by the coding sequence GTGGACTGGGACTGCATGGTCGAACGGACACCGGACGGCATCGTCGTCAAGCCGGTCGGGCCGCTCGACCTGGACAGCGCCGCGGCCCTGCGGGGCGTGCTGCAGGCGGCGGTGAAGACCGGCGCGCACCGGGTGGAGGTCGATCTGGAGAACGTCGACTTCGTCGACTCGACCGCCATCGGGGTGTTCGTCGCCACCCGCCGGGCCGCGGACGACCGGGCCGCCACGTTCGGGTTGCGCAACGCGGGTCCGATGGTGCGGATGGTGCTGCAGATCGCCAACCTGACGACGCTGCTGGCGCCGGACGAGCGGCCGGCGGCCGCGGCGGGCTCCGGGGCCTGA
- a CDS encoding alpha/beta fold hydrolase, with protein MTVVSTYHRAFPGPAGAPPVVLVHGLAVSHRYLLPLAAALADRHPAFVVDLPGFGRSGKPAHALDVGAHAAHLLAWLAARGLDRACLLGHSFGAEVVAAAAARDPRRVGAVVLASPTSDPAARSRSRQIGRWLRDVPREELWQVPVFVRDVRDAGPVRIFRTLGHSVHNAIEDDAARLRVPVLVVRGARDPVVPRAWAERLGPTVTVPGAPHNVVATAPGAVADAVAGFLSPAQPAAAAATLR; from the coding sequence GTGACCGTGGTTTCCACCTATCACCGTGCGTTTCCGGGGCCCGCCGGGGCGCCACCGGTCGTGCTGGTGCACGGTCTCGCCGTCTCCCACCGCTACCTGCTCCCGCTGGCCGCCGCGCTCGCCGATCGGCATCCGGCCTTCGTGGTGGATCTCCCCGGGTTCGGCCGGAGCGGGAAACCGGCTCATGCGCTCGACGTCGGGGCGCACGCCGCACACCTGCTGGCCTGGTTGGCCGCCCGTGGCCTCGACCGGGCCTGCCTGCTCGGCCACTCGTTCGGCGCGGAGGTGGTGGCCGCCGCCGCCGCGCGCGACCCGCGGCGGGTCGGCGCCGTCGTGCTCGCGTCGCCGACCAGTGACCCGGCGGCCCGCAGCCGGTCGCGGCAGATCGGGCGCTGGCTGCGGGACGTGCCGCGGGAGGAGCTGTGGCAGGTGCCGGTGTTCGTCCGCGACGTCCGGGACGCCGGGCCGGTGCGGATCTTCCGTACGCTCGGCCATTCGGTCCACAACGCCATCGAGGACGACGCTGCCCGCCTGCGCGTGCCGGTGCTGGTCGTCCGCGGGGCACGCGACCCGGTCGTACCCCGGGCCTGGGCGGAGCGGCTCGGCCCGACCGTGACGGTTCCCGGCGCCCCGCACAACGTCGTGGCCACCGCGCCCGGGGCCGTGGCCGACGCGGTAGCCGGCTTCCTGTCGCCGGCTCAGCCCGCCGCGGCGGCCGCCACGTTGCGGTAG
- a CDS encoding nuclear transport factor 2 family protein, with product MTTDNKAIIERALAELLGTGKVDGLRSVLSDDFTHHRPDATSATKAEWLDAVGAALVPLADMRVEIQHVVADGDHVVMHSRRWLPDGGPEITVVDIFRFDGGLVTDIWEVIEPAAHAKANLSWWQPAER from the coding sequence ATGACGACGGACAACAAGGCGATCATCGAACGGGCGCTGGCGGAGCTTCTCGGCACAGGCAAGGTCGACGGGCTCAGGTCGGTGTTGAGCGACGACTTCACGCACCACCGGCCGGACGCGACCTCGGCCACCAAGGCCGAGTGGCTCGACGCGGTGGGTGCCGCCCTGGTGCCGCTGGCCGACATGCGGGTGGAGATCCAGCACGTCGTCGCCGACGGCGACCACGTCGTGATGCATTCCCGGCGCTGGCTTCCGGACGGCGGCCCCGAGATCACCGTTGTCGACATCTTCCGCTTCGACGGCGGGCTGGTGACGGACATCTGGGAGGTCATCGAGCCGGCAGCCCACGCGAAGGCCAACCTCTCCTGGTGGCAGCCGGCCGAACGCTGA
- a CDS encoding glutamate--cysteine ligase has product MTGPTVGVEEEFLLLDPFTGHNLPVAEQATAALPDDVRAHSRREFRRSMVEIVTPVCTDLGQLREHLLGLRQEAAKAAATAGAQLVAIGATPVAEPDLAVADDPRFRQIADHYGPIVADPAVCGCHVHVGVPDRDTAIEVGNHLRIWLPVLQAMGVNSPLHAGADTGHASWRAMQLDRWPSLGPTPYFADAADFDRTVATLVGAGAMLDETMVLWHARPSARYPTVEVRVADACPTVADTVLLAGLVRGLVGTALDEIAAGRPAPAVPDHLVRAAHWNAAHTGLDGTLTDLSSGRARPAQELVDDLLTTATPALRRHGDLEPVRAGLARLRERGTGAARQRRVHARTGDVTAVLADLAHQTLDG; this is encoded by the coding sequence GTGACCGGCCCGACCGTGGGCGTCGAGGAGGAGTTCCTGCTCCTCGACCCGTTCACCGGCCACAACCTGCCGGTGGCGGAGCAGGCGACCGCCGCGCTGCCGGACGACGTCCGGGCGCACAGCCGCCGCGAGTTCCGCCGCAGCATGGTCGAGATAGTCACGCCGGTCTGCACGGACCTGGGCCAGCTCCGCGAGCACCTGCTGGGGCTGCGCCAGGAGGCCGCCAAGGCCGCCGCGACGGCCGGCGCCCAGCTGGTCGCGATCGGCGCCACCCCGGTCGCCGAGCCGGACCTGGCCGTGGCCGACGACCCCCGGTTCCGGCAGATCGCCGACCACTACGGCCCGATCGTCGCCGACCCGGCCGTCTGCGGCTGCCACGTCCACGTCGGCGTCCCGGATCGCGACACGGCCATCGAGGTCGGCAACCACCTGCGGATCTGGCTGCCCGTGCTGCAGGCGATGGGTGTCAACTCGCCGCTGCACGCCGGCGCCGACACGGGCCACGCGAGCTGGCGCGCGATGCAGCTCGACCGCTGGCCGAGCCTCGGCCCGACGCCGTACTTCGCGGACGCCGCCGACTTCGACCGCACCGTGGCGACGCTGGTAGGCGCGGGAGCCATGCTCGACGAGACGATGGTGCTCTGGCACGCCCGGCCGTCGGCCCGCTACCCGACCGTCGAGGTGCGCGTGGCCGACGCCTGCCCGACCGTGGCCGACACCGTCCTGCTCGCCGGCCTCGTCCGTGGCCTGGTCGGCACGGCGCTCGACGAGATCGCCGCCGGCCGCCCCGCCCCGGCCGTCCCGGACCATCTCGTGCGGGCCGCGCACTGGAACGCCGCGCACACCGGCCTCGACGGCACCCTGACCGACCTGTCCTCGGGCCGGGCCCGGCCGGCCCAGGAGCTGGTCGACGACCTGCTCACCACCGCCACCCCGGCCCTGCGCCGGCACGGCGACCTCGAACCCGTGCGGGCCGGCCTGGCCCGGCTCCGCGAGCGGGGGACCGGCGCGGCCCGGCAGCGCCGCGTCCACGCCCGGACGGGCGACGTCACCGCCGTCCTCGCCGATCTGGCCCACCAGACGCTCGACGGCTGA
- a CDS encoding class I SAM-dependent methyltransferase — MTLTDSAARSGSAQGDAALRELGAALRDAGYRFTTVTPATHARVNRRPENAWATDLRGVFGWSRPFSDETLPARIVALMDRAGVREPHGAGWRSSVRFSTYDDELFAHSAFPTDAADAVFLGPDTYRMADAAVAHVEGRGEPVRRAVDIGCGTGAGAVAVAKRTQQAEVLAVDINPTALRYADVNAALAGATNVKACHSDLLDDVDGAFDLIISNPPFMIDPAGRAYRHGGPNGHELPMKIIDAAHRRLAPGGDLVLFAGTGVVDGRDPFRAAAAERLAGTGLEWTYREVDPDVYGEELDGPAYAHAERIAVVLLTASRPR; from the coding sequence ATGACCCTGACCGACAGCGCCGCGCGGTCCGGCTCGGCACAGGGCGACGCCGCTCTGCGCGAGCTCGGCGCCGCCCTCCGGGATGCCGGCTACCGCTTCACGACCGTCACTCCCGCCACGCACGCGCGGGTCAACCGCCGGCCGGAGAACGCGTGGGCCACGGACCTGCGGGGCGTGTTCGGCTGGAGCCGGCCCTTCAGCGACGAGACCCTGCCGGCGCGGATCGTCGCGCTGATGGACCGGGCCGGCGTCCGGGAGCCGCACGGCGCCGGCTGGCGGAGCAGCGTGCGGTTCTCGACGTACGACGACGAGCTGTTCGCCCATTCCGCGTTCCCCACCGACGCGGCCGACGCGGTGTTCCTCGGCCCGGACACCTACCGGATGGCCGACGCCGCCGTCGCCCACGTCGAGGGGCGCGGGGAGCCGGTCCGGCGGGCCGTCGACATCGGCTGCGGCACGGGCGCCGGCGCCGTGGCGGTGGCCAAGCGGACGCAGCAGGCCGAGGTGCTGGCCGTCGACATCAACCCCACGGCCCTGCGGTACGCGGACGTCAACGCCGCGCTCGCCGGCGCCACGAACGTCAAGGCGTGCCACAGCGACCTGCTCGACGACGTCGACGGGGCCTTCGACCTGATCATCTCCAACCCGCCGTTCATGATCGACCCGGCGGGGCGGGCGTACCGCCATGGCGGTCCCAACGGGCACGAGCTGCCCATGAAGATCATCGACGCGGCCCACCGGCGCCTCGCGCCCGGCGGCGACCTGGTGCTCTTCGCGGGCACCGGCGTGGTCGACGGCCGCGACCCGTTCCGCGCGGCCGCCGCCGAGCGGCTGGCCGGCACCGGCCTCGAGTGGACCTACCGCGAGGTCGACCCGGACGTCTACGGCGAGGAGCTCGACGGCCCGGCGTACGCGCACGCGGAGCGGATCGCCGTCGTCCTGCTCACCGCGAGCCGGCCACGGTGA
- a CDS encoding helix-turn-helix transcriptional regulator, with protein MSTVGELLRQWRHRRGVSQLDLAIAADVSARHVSLVETGKSNPSADMVLRLAEQLHVPLRDRNRLLLAAGFAPRYPERPLSSEAMSAARQAVARVLRAHEPYPALVFDRRWNIISTNRAVDPFFAHVDPDLLRPPVNLVRLGLHPRGLASLVVNLSDVRAVFRSRIARQLAARPDPELTTLYEELLAPTSPEDTAGERPGADVVIPMIIRIADRELRLFSTITTFGTPLDITLDEVAIESYYPADEASAAYFTKADDADPP; from the coding sequence ATGAGCACGGTCGGCGAGCTGTTGCGGCAATGGCGCCATCGACGCGGCGTCAGCCAGCTCGACCTGGCGATCGCGGCCGACGTCTCGGCGCGGCACGTCAGCCTGGTCGAGACGGGCAAGTCGAACCCGAGCGCCGACATGGTGCTGCGGCTTGCGGAGCAGCTGCACGTGCCGCTGCGCGACCGCAACCGCCTCCTGCTGGCCGCCGGCTTCGCGCCGCGCTATCCCGAGCGCCCACTGTCGAGCGAGGCCATGTCCGCGGCCCGCCAGGCGGTCGCGCGGGTGTTGCGGGCGCACGAGCCGTACCCGGCCCTCGTCTTCGACCGCCGCTGGAACATCATCTCGACCAACCGCGCGGTCGACCCCTTCTTCGCGCACGTCGACCCCGATCTGCTGCGCCCGCCGGTCAACCTGGTCCGGCTGGGCCTGCACCCCCGCGGCCTGGCGTCGCTGGTGGTGAACCTGTCCGACGTGCGCGCGGTCTTCCGCTCACGGATCGCCCGCCAACTCGCGGCCAGACCGGACCCCGAACTCACCACGCTGTACGAGGAGCTACTCGCGCCGACGTCCCCTGAGGACACCGCCGGCGAGCGGCCTGGAGCGGACGTCGTGATCCCGATGATCATCCGAATCGCGGACCGCGAGCTGCGACTCTTCTCGACCATCACCACCTTCGGCACGCCGCTGGACATCACCCTGGACGAGGTCGCGATCGAGTCGTACTACCCCGCCGACGAAGCCAGCGCCGCCTACTTCACGAAGGCCGACGACGCCGACCCGCCATGA
- a CDS encoding metallophosphoesterase, whose amino-acid sequence MATRVAAACAAAVLLALSACGTDSPPTDPPPTGTPPSSPAPAQAQAVTLVGAGDIASCAHTADTGTADLLDDIPGEVFTLGDNAYNNGTPEEFARCYGPTWGRHRDRTHPVIGNHEYHTDGAQGYFDYFGRSAGRPGEGWYSYAAGAWHVVVLNSNCDVVPGGCAAGSAQERWLRADLAAHRTRCAVAMWHHPLFTSSAVHPPTASTLPLFRALHDSGVDVLLTGHNHQYERFAPQDPRGARDDRRGIREFVVGTGGDTKYGFGTPTPHSEKRLAGTPGVLRLDLTADAYEWRFVPVSGGEGDAGRGTCH is encoded by the coding sequence ATGGCTACCCGGGTGGCCGCGGCCTGCGCCGCGGCGGTGCTGCTCGCGCTCTCCGCCTGCGGCACCGACAGCCCGCCGACCGACCCGCCACCAACCGGCACGCCGCCCAGCAGCCCGGCGCCGGCGCAGGCTCAGGCCGTCACCCTCGTCGGCGCCGGCGACATCGCCTCCTGCGCCCACACCGCCGACACGGGGACCGCCGACCTCCTCGACGACATCCCGGGCGAGGTCTTCACCCTCGGCGACAACGCCTACAACAACGGCACGCCGGAGGAGTTCGCGCGCTGCTACGGCCCGACCTGGGGCCGCCACCGCGACCGCACCCACCCGGTGATCGGCAACCACGAGTACCACACGGACGGCGCGCAGGGTTACTTCGACTACTTCGGACGGTCGGCCGGCCGGCCCGGCGAGGGCTGGTACTCGTACGCGGCCGGGGCCTGGCACGTCGTCGTCCTCAACAGCAACTGCGACGTCGTGCCGGGCGGGTGCGCGGCCGGATCCGCGCAGGAGCGCTGGCTCCGGGCCGACCTGGCCGCGCACCGGACCAGGTGCGCCGTCGCCATGTGGCACCACCCGCTGTTCACCTCGAGCGCGGTGCACCCACCGACCGCCAGCACGCTCCCGCTGTTCCGGGCGCTCCACGACAGCGGCGTGGACGTCCTGCTCACCGGCCACAACCACCAGTACGAGCGGTTCGCGCCGCAGGATCCCCGCGGCGCCAGGGACGACCGCCGCGGAATCCGGGAGTTTGTCGTCGGCACCGGCGGGGACACGAAGTACGGCTTCGGGACGCCGACCCCCCACAGCGAGAAGCGGCTGGCCGGTACGCCGGGCGTGCTGCGCCTCGACCTGACCGCCGACGCGTACGAGTGGCGTTTCGTGCCGGTCAGCGGTGGGGAGGGCGACGCCGGCCGCGGCACCTGCCACTGA
- a CDS encoding STAS domain-containing protein → MTHAEGLAVDVEEREQFQLVRVRGTLDFDSVELLRGHLDRVLAAGPARLVLDLGQVPFVDSTGLAALLSAHRRAEAAGGWLRLADLAAQPRRLLRTTNLDQRFATYRNVAAAAAG, encoded by the coding sequence ATGACCCACGCGGAGGGCCTCGCGGTCGACGTCGAGGAACGGGAACAGTTCCAGCTGGTACGCGTCCGCGGCACCCTCGACTTCGACAGCGTCGAACTGCTGCGCGGCCACCTCGACCGCGTCCTCGCGGCCGGGCCTGCCCGCCTCGTGCTGGACCTCGGCCAGGTGCCGTTCGTCGACTCCACCGGCCTGGCCGCGCTGCTGTCCGCCCACCGCCGGGCCGAGGCGGCCGGTGGCTGGCTGCGCCTCGCCGACCTCGCCGCGCAGCCGCGCCGGCTCCTGCGCACCACCAACCTGGACCAGCGTTTCGCGACCTACCGCAACGTGGCGGCCGCCGCGGCGGGCTGA
- a CDS encoding M20/M25/M40 family metallo-hydrolase — protein sequence MTRPFLDDHRDEMIAELIGWLRLRSVAGVPEHGPDVARSANWLAGVLRGIGFPTVEVWPADGAPAVYAEWCAVPGAPTVLVYSHHDVRAAKDDLWAETPPFEPAVRDGRVYGRGASDAKGQVLAHLWGLRAHVADRDAPAVNLKLLVEGEEETGSAHLSDLLDEHEVSADLIVFSDTLLWRADHPAVCLSVRGMVNAELEVYGPGRDIHGGVVSGVAPNPIVALSTLIARLHDDKGRVTVPGFYDTVPEIPEQTRADYADLPYTDEDWLARTESRSVDGEAGYTPLERLWARPGIEVLTVVAGDPDGPSRGAVPSMASASLTVHTVPEQKINDVADQLRRWVAETMPPGVDYELTIPELVAQEAYHTPRDLPAVQVLADAMADGFGKPAGRMGNAGGGPAELLSRKVGAPVLFFGTGLPEDRWHDSDERVSIDVLVKGAATLASLWERLAR from the coding sequence ATGACGCGACCGTTCCTGGACGACCACCGCGACGAGATGATCGCCGAGCTGATCGGCTGGCTGCGGCTGCGTTCGGTGGCGGGCGTGCCGGAGCACGGCCCCGACGTCGCCCGGTCGGCCAACTGGCTGGCCGGCGTGCTGCGCGGCATCGGGTTCCCGACCGTCGAGGTGTGGCCGGCCGACGGCGCGCCGGCGGTCTACGCGGAATGGTGCGCCGTGCCCGGCGCCCCGACGGTCCTGGTCTACAGCCACCACGACGTGCGCGCGGCCAAAGACGACCTGTGGGCGGAGACGCCGCCGTTCGAGCCGGCGGTGCGGGACGGTCGGGTCTACGGCCGTGGCGCTTCCGACGCCAAGGGCCAGGTGCTCGCCCACCTGTGGGGCCTGCGCGCCCACGTGGCCGACCGCGACGCCCCGGCGGTGAACCTCAAGCTGCTCGTGGAGGGGGAGGAGGAGACCGGCTCGGCGCACCTGTCCGACCTGCTCGACGAGCACGAGGTCAGCGCCGACCTGATCGTCTTCTCCGACACGCTGCTCTGGCGGGCCGACCACCCCGCGGTCTGCCTGAGCGTCCGCGGCATGGTCAACGCCGAGCTCGAGGTGTACGGACCCGGGCGCGACATCCACGGCGGTGTGGTCTCCGGCGTGGCGCCCAACCCGATCGTGGCCCTCTCGACGCTCATCGCGCGGCTGCACGACGACAAGGGACGCGTGACCGTGCCGGGGTTCTACGACACCGTGCCGGAGATCCCGGAGCAGACCCGGGCGGACTACGCCGACCTGCCGTACACCGACGAGGACTGGCTGGCCCGCACCGAGAGCCGCAGCGTCGACGGCGAGGCGGGCTACACCCCGCTGGAGCGGCTCTGGGCGCGGCCGGGGATCGAGGTGCTGACCGTGGTCGCCGGCGACCCGGACGGGCCGTCGCGCGGCGCCGTGCCGTCCATGGCGAGCGCGAGCCTGACCGTCCACACCGTACCGGAGCAGAAGATCAACGACGTGGCCGACCAGCTGCGCCGCTGGGTCGCCGAGACGATGCCCCCGGGCGTCGACTACGAGCTGACGATCCCGGAGCTCGTGGCGCAGGAGGCCTACCACACGCCGCGCGACCTGCCCGCGGTCCAGGTGCTGGCCGACGCGATGGCCGACGGCTTCGGCAAGCCGGCCGGCCGGATGGGCAACGCGGGCGGCGGACCGGCCGAGCTGCTGTCCCGCAAGGTCGGCGCGCCCGTGCTCTTCTTCGGCACCGGCCTGCCGGAGGACCGCTGGCACGACAGCGACGAACGGGTGTCGATCGACGTCCTGGTCAAGGGCGCCGCCACGCTCGCCTCGCTGTGGGAGCGATTGGCCCGTTAG
- a CDS encoding DUF4383 domain-containing protein translates to MPRSTTARPLIRTVAAASGVVFLLVGLAGFIPGITTNYDQMSFAGHESEAMLLGVFQVSILHNIVHLLYGVAGLALARTVSGARLFLVGGGAVYALLWLYGLVVDHESGANFVPLNNADNWLHLALAVGMVGLGLALSRDARRD, encoded by the coding sequence ATGCCCCGCAGCACGACCGCCCGCCCGCTCATCCGCACCGTCGCCGCCGCGTCCGGCGTGGTCTTCCTGCTCGTGGGCCTCGCCGGATTCATCCCGGGCATCACGACGAACTACGACCAGATGTCGTTCGCCGGCCACGAGTCGGAGGCCATGCTGCTCGGCGTGTTCCAGGTGTCGATCCTGCACAACATCGTCCACCTGCTGTACGGCGTCGCCGGGCTCGCCCTGGCCCGCACGGTCTCCGGCGCCCGGCTGTTCCTCGTCGGCGGCGGCGCCGTCTACGCGCTGCTGTGGCTCTACGGCCTGGTCGTCGACCACGAGAGCGGCGCCAACTTCGTGCCGCTCAACAACGCCGACAACTGGCTGCACCTGGCCCTCGCGGTCGGCATGGTCGGTCTGGGCCTCGCCCTGTCCCGCGACGCCCGGCGCGACTGA
- a CDS encoding MaoC family dehydratase: MKREFASVEDLAAAVGETLGPGEWFEVDQARVNLFADATDDHQWIHVDPERAATSPFGGPVAHGFLTLSLLPALVGDLYTVKGTRMGVNYGLNRVRFPAPVRVGTSVRVSAEIAAVDPVPGGVQLVAKVTVENNGSDKPVCVAETVSRIYV, encoded by the coding sequence ATGAAACGCGAGTTCGCATCCGTCGAGGACCTGGCCGCCGCGGTCGGCGAGACCCTGGGCCCCGGCGAGTGGTTCGAGGTCGACCAGGCCCGCGTCAACCTGTTCGCCGACGCCACCGACGACCACCAGTGGATCCACGTCGACCCGGAGCGCGCCGCCACGAGCCCGTTCGGCGGCCCGGTCGCCCACGGCTTCCTGACCCTGTCGCTCCTGCCGGCCCTGGTCGGCGACCTCTACACGGTCAAGGGCACGCGGATGGGCGTCAACTACGGCCTCAACCGCGTCCGCTTCCCGGCCCCCGTCCGCGTCGGCACATCGGTCCGCGTCAGCGCGGAAATCGCCGCGGTCGACCCGGTCCCGGGCGGCGTGCAACTCGTCGCCAAGGTCACGGTCGAGAACAACGGCAGCGACAAGCCGGTCTGCGTCGCGGAAACCGTCAGCCGCATCTACGTCTGA
- a CDS encoding PP2C family protein-serine/threonine phosphatase, with protein sequence MAAVSDRAWHAAIVDLLRRVRLAQPDELAGEINTATRPLALEVTIYLIDHEQLRLRAMPERGKPTPPPLTVHGTLAGRAFTTIRPLAAGDDDGAYRLWIPMVDGAERLGVAEVIAHEAPADPARFERHAVDLVGLLGHLITVKMPYGDGLQQVRRTQAMSPAGELLLSLLPPLTFSCRRATVSAILEPCYDVGGDAYDYAADGAVIKLAVLDAMGRGLTAGLTCAAALSAIRAARRDGHGLYALARAADAALTQQFPDLRFVTGVLAELDMDTGKLRYINAGHPAPLLLRHGKAVRALAGGRRMPMGIDDSTIEVGEEMLEPDDRLLLYTDGVVEAPGAGGDRFGVPRLVDLAERCAADALPGPETLRRLARAAISHQDGPPADDATLLLMDWSGAAAERTQP encoded by the coding sequence GTGGCGGCGGTCAGCGACCGGGCCTGGCACGCGGCCATCGTGGACCTGCTCCGCCGGGTGCGGCTCGCCCAACCGGACGAGCTGGCCGGCGAGATCAACACGGCCACGCGGCCGTTGGCGCTCGAGGTCACCATCTATCTGATCGACCATGAGCAACTCCGGCTGCGGGCGATGCCCGAGCGTGGCAAGCCCACGCCGCCGCCCCTGACGGTGCACGGCACGCTGGCCGGTCGCGCGTTCACCACCATCCGGCCGCTCGCTGCGGGCGACGACGACGGCGCCTACCGGCTCTGGATCCCGATGGTCGACGGCGCCGAACGGCTGGGGGTCGCGGAGGTGATCGCCCACGAGGCGCCCGCCGACCCGGCCCGGTTCGAGCGGCACGCCGTCGACCTCGTCGGACTGCTCGGCCACCTCATCACGGTCAAGATGCCCTACGGCGACGGGCTGCAGCAGGTACGCCGTACGCAGGCGATGTCCCCCGCCGGGGAGCTGCTGCTGTCCCTGCTGCCGCCGCTGACCTTCAGCTGCCGCCGCGCCACGGTGAGCGCGATCCTGGAACCCTGCTACGACGTCGGCGGCGACGCCTACGACTACGCGGCGGACGGGGCCGTGATCAAGCTGGCCGTGCTGGACGCGATGGGCCGCGGGCTCACCGCCGGCCTGACCTGCGCCGCCGCGCTCTCCGCGATCCGGGCGGCCCGCCGCGACGGCCACGGCCTCTACGCGCTGGCCCGCGCGGCCGACGCCGCCCTGACCCAGCAGTTCCCGGATCTGCGGTTCGTCACGGGCGTGCTGGCCGAGCTCGACATGGACACCGGCAAGCTGCGCTACATCAACGCCGGTCACCCGGCGCCGTTGCTGCTGCGGCACGGCAAGGCGGTGCGGGCGCTGGCCGGCGGACGGCGGATGCCGATGGGGATCGACGACAGCACGATCGAGGTGGGTGAGGAGATGCTCGAACCCGACGACCGACTGCTGCTCTACACGGACGGGGTGGTCGAGGCGCCGGGCGCCGGCGGCGACCGGTTCGGCGTGCCGCGGCTGGTCGACCTGGCCGAACGGTGCGCGGCCGACGCGCTGCCCGGCCCCGAGACGCTGCGGCGCCTGGCCCGGGCCGCCATCTCCCACCAGGACGGCCCGCCCGCCGACGACGCCACGCTGCTGCTCATGGACTGGTCCGGCGCGGCCGCGGAACGGACCCAGCCATGA